In the Rhizophagus irregularis chromosome 8, complete sequence genome, one interval contains:
- a CDS encoding 40S ribosomal protein eS25 (BUSCO:EOG092C5Z2K), protein MVKKEAAKSTSGGKNKKKKWSKGKVKDKANNAVVLDKATYDKLFKEVPTYKLITPSVLVDRLRVNGSLARVAIRELEEKGLIRKISTHGSQLIYTRATATAAMDKPES, encoded by the exons ATG gtGAAGAAAGAGGCAGCTAAAAGCACTAGTGGTGgtaaaaacaagaaaaag aaatggTCTAAAGGAAAAGTCAAGGATAAGGCGAATAATGCCGTAGTTCTTGACAAAGCCacatatgataaattattcaaagaaGTTCCAACTTATAAATTGATCACTCCTTCTGTATTGGTTGATCGACTTCGTGTTAATGGTTCTTTAGCTAGAGTTGCTATACGTGAGTTAGAAGAAAAAGGTTTAATTCGCAAGATATCCACTCATGGTTCACAACTCATTTACA ctCGTGCTACTGCTACAGCTGCAATGGACAAGCCCGagtcataa